The following are encoded together in the Neomonachus schauinslandi chromosome X, ASM220157v2, whole genome shotgun sequence genome:
- the CLDN34 gene encoding claudin-34 codes for MLLFINSANCQVAGFAIATVGWILTTTSMGLVEWRVWHMNNTSLFPSGPVCVGMWKVCIYHPISNYNRTKLCRHFSYRDTYLPLDIHVSQNLLLVASILGLLGRASIIFALRNASMGPSSIGN; via the exons ATGCTTCTGTTCATCAATAGCGCTAACTGCCAAGTGGCAGGTTTTGCTATCGCCACGGTTGGATGGatcctcaccaccacctccatGGGCCTCGTGGAGTGGAGAGTGTGGCACATGAACAacacctctctctttccctctggcccGGTCTGTGTGGGAATGTGGAAAGTCTGCATTTACCACCCTATCAGCAACTATAACAGAACCAAATTGTGTCGCCATTTCAGCTACCGTGATACTTACCTCCCTCTTGATATTCATGTTTCTCAAAATCTCCTGCTGGTCGCCAGCATTCTAGGCCTTTTGGGGAGAGCCTCCATCATCTTTGCACTTAGGAATGCGTCCATGGGA CCCTCAAGCATTGGGAACTAG